In the genome of Neofelis nebulosa isolate mNeoNeb1 chromosome 8, mNeoNeb1.pri, whole genome shotgun sequence, one region contains:
- the CYTH4 gene encoding cytohesin-4 encodes MDLCHPDPAELSSGETEELQQIKWHRRQLLEDIQKLKDEIADVFAQIDCFEIAEESRMAQKEKELCIGRKKFNMDPMKGVQYLIEHKLLTPDVQDIAQFLYKGEGLNKTAIGTYLGERDSFNLQVLQAFVDCHEFANLNLVQALRQFLWSFRLPGEAQKIDRMMETFATRYCLCNPGVFQSTDTCYVLSFSIIMLNTSLHNPNVRDRPPFERFVSMNRGINGGGDLPEEQLRNLFDSIKSEPFSIPEDDGNDLTHTFFNPDREGWLLKLGGRVKTWKRRWFILTDNCLYYFEFTTDKEPRGIIPLENLSVQEVDDPKKPFCLELYNPSCRGQKIKACKTDGEGKVVEGKHESYRISASSAEERDQWIKAIRASITRVPFYDLVSARKKKIANRH; translated from the exons ATGGACTTGTGCCACCCAG ACCCAGCGGAGCTGAgcagtggggagacagaggaactaCAGCAGATCAAATGGCACCGGAGGCAGCTTCTGGAAGACATCCAG AAGCTGAAGGATGAGATCGCAGATGTGTTTGCCCAGATTGATTGCTTCGAGATCgcagaggagag CCGGATggcccagaaagagaaggagctATGCATTGGGCGTAAGAAGTTCAACATGGACCCCATGAAG GGCGTCCAGTATCTCATTGAGCACAAACTGCTGACACCCGACGTCCAGGACATCGCGCAGTTCCTGTACAAGGGCGAGGGCCTCAACAAGACGGCCATCGGCACGTACTTGGGGGAGAG GGATTCCTTCAACCTGCAGGTCCTCCAGGCCTTCGTGGACTGCCATGAGTTTGCCAACCTCAACCTCGTGCAGGCCCTcag ACAGTTCCTGTGGAGCTTCCGGCTGCCGGGCGAGGCCCAGAAGATCGACCGGATGATGGAGACTTTTGCCACCCGCTACTGCCTCTGCAACCCAGGCGTCTTCCAGTCCACAG ATACCTGCTACGTCCTGTCCTTCTCCATCATCATGCTCAACACCAGCCTCCACAACCCCAATGTCCGGGACAGGCCACCCTTCGAGCGCTTTGTGTCCATGAACCGTGGCATCAATGGTGGCGGTGACCTGCCTGAGGAGCAGCTGCGG AACCTCTTCGACAGCATCAAGAGCGAGCCTTTCTCCATCCCCGAGGATGATGGCAATGACCTCACTCATACCTTCTTCAACCCCGACCGCGAGGGCTGGCTGCTCAAACTGG GGGGCCGCGTGAAGACGTGGAAACGGCGCTGGTTCATCCTGACGGACAACTGTCTCTACTATTTCGAGTTCACCACT GACAAGGAGCCACGGGGAATCATCCCCCTTGAGAACCTCTCGGTGCAGGAGGTGGACGATCCCAAGAAGCCA TTCTGCCTGGAGCTTTACAACCCCAGCTGCCGCGGCCAGAAGATCAAGGCCTGCAAGACCGATGGCGAGGGCAAGGTGGTGGAGGGCAAGCACGAGTCTTATCGAATCTCCGCCTCCAGCGCCGAGGAGCGCGACCAATGGATCAAGGCCATACG AGCCAGCATCACCCGCGTCCCCTTCTACGACCTGGTGTCTGCTCGGAAGAAGAAGATTGCCAACAGGCACTGA